A portion of the Musa acuminata AAA Group cultivar baxijiao chromosome BXJ1-1, Cavendish_Baxijiao_AAA, whole genome shotgun sequence genome contains these proteins:
- the LOC135597454 gene encoding polygalacturonase-like, which yields MECGMRGTREGNDSDPRESIPARSNNLQRAMQRHNGDASERVVEDSTDKELLHGLTTNAKRQMIANPYPCFVTNATIKSISSIDSKFFHIHVFESRNIIFDSIKISAPQDSPNTDGIHIADSTNIQVANSVIGTGDDCISIGPGCTNLTIFKVLCGPGHGISVGSLGKNAGEKDVIGLNVSNCNLTGTTNGLRIKTFQSSPSRLKATDFVFEHIIMNNVYNPIIINQNYCPSANCPKKDPSLVKIKNIKYRNIVGTFLSPVAYNLVCSEVAPCEGVELSDISLKYNGNEKQPKNASICVHVYGSSNGNVKPDPCI from the exons ATGGAGTGCGGCATGCGCGGCACAAGGGAAGGCAACGATAGTGATCCCAGAGAGAGCATACCTGCTCGGTCCAACAATCTTCAAAGGGCCATGCAAAGGCataatggtgatgcaagtgaaagg GTGGTGGAAGATTCAACggacaaggagcttctgcatggccttacAACCAATGCAAAAAGACAAATGATTGCAAACCCTTACCCATG TTTCGTCACGAACGCAACCATCAAAAGCATTTCTTCTATCGACAGCAAGTTCTTCCACATTCATGTCTTTGAATCAAGAAACATTATCTTTGATTCCATCAAGATCAGTGCTCCTCAAGATAGCCCCAACACCGATGGCATTCACATCGCCGACTCGACCAATATCCAGGTTGCCAATTCAGTCATCGGCACCGGTGATGACTGCATCTCCATCGGCCCGGGCTGcaccaatttgaccatctttaaGGTGTTATGCGGCCCAGGCCATGGCATCAGCGTCGGTAGTCTCGGCAAAAATGCTGGTGAGAAAGATGTAATCGGGCTGAACGTGAGTAACTGCAATCTTACCGGTACAACAAATggattgaggatcaagacatttcaatcttctccatctaggttgaaggccactgatttcgtctttgaacacatcatcatgaataatgtcTATAACCCCATCATCATAAATCAGAATTATTGCCCATCTGCTAACTGTCCCAAAAAG GATCCTTCTCTAGTTAAGATCAAGAATATCAAGTACAGAAATATCGTGGGGACCTTTCTCTCGCCAGTAGCTTATAATCTAGTGTGCAGCGAGGTTGCTCCATGTGAGGGCGTGGAGCTCAGTGACATCAGCTTGAAGTACAATGGCAACGAAAAGCAACCCAAAAATGCTTCTATTTGTGTTCATGTCTATGGTAGCTCCAATGGCAATGTGAAACCTGACCCGTGCATCTGA
- the LOC135598357 gene encoding polygalacturonase-like, whose protein sequence is MECGMRGTREGNDSDPRESIPARSNNLQRAMQRHNGDASERVVEDSTDKELLHGLTTNAKRQMIANPYPCFVTNATIKSISSIDSKFFHIHVFESRNIIFDSIKISAPQDSPNTDGIHIADSTNIQVANSVIGTGDDCISIGPGCTNLTIFKVLCGPGHGISVGSLGKNAGEKDVIGLNVSNCNLTGTTNGLRIKTFQSSPSRLKATDFVFEHIIMNNVYNPIIINQNYCPSANCPKKDPSLVKIKNIKYRNIVGTFLSPVAYNLVCSEVAPCEGVELSDISLKYNGNEKHPKNASICVHVYGSSNGNVKPDPCI, encoded by the exons ATGGAGTGCGGCATGCGCGGCACAAGGGAAGGCAACGATAGTGATCCCAGAGAGAGCATACCTGCTCGGTCCAACAATCTTCAAAGGGCCATGCAAAGGCataatggtgatgcaagtgaaagg GTGGTGGAAGATTCAACggacaaggagcttctgcatggccttacAACCAATGCAAAAAGACAAATGATTGCAAACCCTTACCCATG TTTCGTCACGAACGCAACCATCAAAAGCATTTCTTCTATCGACAGCAAGTTCTTCCACATTCATGTCTTTGAATCAAGAAACATTATCTTTGATTCCATCAAGATCAGTGCTCCTCAAGATAGCCCCAACACCGATGGCATTCACATCGCCGACTCGACCAATATCCAGGTTGCCAATTCGGTCATCGGCACCGGTGATGACTGCATCTCCATCGGCCCGGGCTGcaccaatttgaccatctttaaGGTGTTATGCGGCCCAGGCCATGGCATCAGCGTCGGTAGTCTCGGCAAAAATGCTGGTGAGAAAGATGTAATCGGGCTGAACGTGAGTAACTGCAATCTTACCGGTACAACAAATggattgaggatcaagacatttcaatcttctccatctaggttgaaggccactgatttcgtctttgaacacatcatcatgaataatgtcTATAACCCCATCATCATAAATCAGAATTATTGCCCATCTGCTAACTGTCCCAAAAAG GATCCTTCTCTAGTTAAGATCAAGAATATCAAGTACAGAAATATCGTGGGGACCTTTCTCTCGCCAGTAGCTTATAATCTAGTGTGCAGCGAGGTTGCTCCATGTGAGGGCGTGGAGCTCAGTGACATCAGCTTGAAGTACAATGGCAACGAAAAGCATCCCAAAAATGCTTCTATTTGTGTTCATGTCTATGGTAGCTCCAATGGCAATGTGAAACCTGACCCGTGCATCTGA